The Alosa alosa isolate M-15738 ecotype Scorff River chromosome 9, AALO_Geno_1.1, whole genome shotgun sequence genome includes a region encoding these proteins:
- the LOC125300718 gene encoding cytochrome P450 2J6-like isoform X1, whose translation MASSSSSTFSSSLLKWMDIQVLLVSTIVFLLLADIMRRRRPKTFPPGPLCWPVIGNTVTIDFKKAHLELCRLAEQYGNIYSLKMSSSWSVVLNGYKMVREALVTQGDTMADRPESALSMEVSNHLGVVTSNGYLWRQQRKFALFTLKYFGVGKKSLESAILDEFTHLSRDIEELDGKPFNPHLPTNYAVANIICSLVFGHRFEFTDKKFQTLMAMFDKTIELEASIWAQLYDAFPMVMKRLPGPHQTVRNIYDHVKVFLREEIEQHKKDWEPSEPRDYIDCYLNEIEKSKENAAAGFTEDNLIMCSLDLFVAGSETTSTTLRWSFLYMAKYPEVQEKVQAEIDRVIGQSRLPTMADRADMPYTDAVIHEIQRIGNIAPLGLPRYTTKDVQLGDYLIPKGTEIIANLTSVMFDKEEWETPHTFNPGHFLNKEGKFVKNPAFIPFSAGKRVCLGESLAKMELFLFFTSFLQRYTFSMPAGVKPVMDFRFGITLAPQPYEICATPRHL comes from the exons ATGGCTTCCTCATCATCCTCAACGTTCAGCTCCTCTTTACTGAAGTGGATGGACATCCAGGTGCTGCTGGTGTCCACCATTGTCTTTCTGCTTCTAGCGGACATCATGCGGAGGCGCAGGCCAAAGACCTTTCCTCCAGGTCCACTGTGTTGGCCTGTCATAGGGAACACGGTCACCATTGACTTCAAGAAAGCCCATCTAGAACTGTGCCGG CTGGCTGAGCAGTATGGGAATATCTACAGTCTTAAAATGAGCTCCTCATGGTCCGTGGTGCTGAACGGCTACAAGATGGTGCGAGAAGCTTTGGTGACTCAAGGAGACACCATGGCTGACCGGCCTGAGAGTGCACTTTCAATGGAGGTGTCCAACCATCTTG GTGTTGTCACCAGCAATGGATATTTATGGAGACAACAGCGCAAGTTTGCCCTATTTACCCTCAAGTATTTCGGAGTCGGCAAGAAGTCTCTTGAGTCAGCCATTTTAGATGAGTTTACCCATCTATCCAGAGATATTGAAGAACTTGATG GTAAGCCATTCAATCCACACTTGCCTACAAACTACGCTGTTGCCAACATCATATGCTCCCTTGTTTTTGGGCATCGATTTGAATTCACCGACAAGAAGTTCCAAACACTGATGGCTATGTTTGATAAAACTATTGAACTTGAAGCCTCCATTTGGGCACAG CTGTATGACGCTTTCCCAATGGTGATGAAACGCTTACCAGGGCCTCACCAGACCGTCAGGAACATCTATGACCATGTGAAAGTTTTCCTGAGGGAAGAAATCGAGCAGCACAAGAAAGACTGGGAACCCTCAGAGCCAAGGGATTACATCGACTGCTACTTGAATGAGATTGAAAAG AGCAAGGAGAATGCAGCTGCTGGCTTCACCGAGGACAATCTGATCATGTGCTCCCTGGACTTGTTTGTGGCCGGCTCCGAGACCACGTCCACCACCCTGCGCTGGAGCTTTCTCTACATGGCCAAGTACCCGGAGGTCCAAG AAAAGGTCCAGGCTGAGATAGACAGAGTGATTGGTCAGTCACGCCTGCCTACCATGGCAGACAGGGCGGACATGCCCTACACTGATGCGGTCATCCACGAGATTCAGAGGATCGGCAACATTGCCCCACTGGGCCTGCCCCGGTATACCACCAAAGATGTGCAACTCGGCGACTACCTCATTCCCAAG GGTACCGAGATAATAGCGAATTTGACATCAGTGATGTTTGATAAGGAAGAATGGGAGACGCCGCACACTTTTAACCCAGGACACTTCTTGAACAAGGAGGGGAAGTTTGTGAAGAATCCTGCCTTCATCCCATTCTCAGCAG ggaaaAGAGTGTGTCTCGGGGAAAGCCTAGCCAAGATGGagctctttctcttcttcacaTCCTTCCTGCAGCGGTATACTTTTTCAATGCCTGCTGGGGTGAAGCCTGTGATGGATTTCCGTTTTGGCATAACCCTGGCACCCCAGCCATATGAAATATGTGCCACGCCACGCCATCTGTGA
- the LOC125300718 gene encoding cytochrome P450 2J6-like isoform X2: protein MASSSSSTFSSSLLKWMDIQVLLVSTIVFLLLADIMRRRRPKTFPPGPLCWPVIGNTVTIDFKKAHLELCRLAEQYGNIYSLKMSSSWSVVLNGYKMVREALVTQGDTMADRPESALSMEVSNHLGVVTSNGYLWRQQRKFALFTLKYFGVGKKSLESAILDEFTHLSRDIEELDGPHQTVRNIYDHVKVFLREEIEQHKKDWEPSEPRDYIDCYLNEIEKSKENAAAGFTEDNLIMCSLDLFVAGSETTSTTLRWSFLYMAKYPEVQEKVQAEIDRVIGQSRLPTMADRADMPYTDAVIHEIQRIGNIAPLGLPRYTTKDVQLGDYLIPKGTEIIANLTSVMFDKEEWETPHTFNPGHFLNKEGKFVKNPAFIPFSAGKRVCLGESLAKMELFLFFTSFLQRYTFSMPAGVKPVMDFRFGITLAPQPYEICATPRHL from the exons ATGGCTTCCTCATCATCCTCAACGTTCAGCTCCTCTTTACTGAAGTGGATGGACATCCAGGTGCTGCTGGTGTCCACCATTGTCTTTCTGCTTCTAGCGGACATCATGCGGAGGCGCAGGCCAAAGACCTTTCCTCCAGGTCCACTGTGTTGGCCTGTCATAGGGAACACGGTCACCATTGACTTCAAGAAAGCCCATCTAGAACTGTGCCGG CTGGCTGAGCAGTATGGGAATATCTACAGTCTTAAAATGAGCTCCTCATGGTCCGTGGTGCTGAACGGCTACAAGATGGTGCGAGAAGCTTTGGTGACTCAAGGAGACACCATGGCTGACCGGCCTGAGAGTGCACTTTCAATGGAGGTGTCCAACCATCTTG GTGTTGTCACCAGCAATGGATATTTATGGAGACAACAGCGCAAGTTTGCCCTATTTACCCTCAAGTATTTCGGAGTCGGCAAGAAGTCTCTTGAGTCAGCCATTTTAGATGAGTTTACCCATCTATCCAGAGATATTGAAGAACTTGATG GGCCTCACCAGACCGTCAGGAACATCTATGACCATGTGAAAGTTTTCCTGAGGGAAGAAATCGAGCAGCACAAGAAAGACTGGGAACCCTCAGAGCCAAGGGATTACATCGACTGCTACTTGAATGAGATTGAAAAG AGCAAGGAGAATGCAGCTGCTGGCTTCACCGAGGACAATCTGATCATGTGCTCCCTGGACTTGTTTGTGGCCGGCTCCGAGACCACGTCCACCACCCTGCGCTGGAGCTTTCTCTACATGGCCAAGTACCCGGAGGTCCAAG AAAAGGTCCAGGCTGAGATAGACAGAGTGATTGGTCAGTCACGCCTGCCTACCATGGCAGACAGGGCGGACATGCCCTACACTGATGCGGTCATCCACGAGATTCAGAGGATCGGCAACATTGCCCCACTGGGCCTGCCCCGGTATACCACCAAAGATGTGCAACTCGGCGACTACCTCATTCCCAAG GGTACCGAGATAATAGCGAATTTGACATCAGTGATGTTTGATAAGGAAGAATGGGAGACGCCGCACACTTTTAACCCAGGACACTTCTTGAACAAGGAGGGGAAGTTTGTGAAGAATCCTGCCTTCATCCCATTCTCAGCAG ggaaaAGAGTGTGTCTCGGGGAAAGCCTAGCCAAGATGGagctctttctcttcttcacaTCCTTCCTGCAGCGGTATACTTTTTCAATGCCTGCTGGGGTGAAGCCTGTGATGGATTTCCGTTTTGGCATAACCCTGGCACCCCAGCCATATGAAATATGTGCCACGCCACGCCATCTGTGA